The Legionella sp. PATHC032 genome has a window encoding:
- a CDS encoding beta-ketoacyl-[acyl-carrier-protein] synthase family protein: MSQANRVFITGRSALTASGATADETWNAIISGQCGIAEIQFWELSQWSHRLGGEIKDFQPSKMLPDRKLIKVISRQDIMGINAAVQAVEHSKMIAYRDSLADVDSFNEQTAIYVGSPGNKYFQQYDFIPLLAKTHGDMRSFANQLFDEVHPMWLLRILPNNVLAYTGITYGFKGPNHNVTNHAVGGTQAILEAYHAIRSGQAERAVVVAYDIGTEPQGLFYYEKLGVVSNRHLKPFDKEHDGTILAEGAAALVLESEASVKSRAATCYGEIVGGLSATEATGLFSIEADGKHLASLMGKTLSASGINYGEIGLIVTHGNGNSKSDDSEAQAITSVFKEEVPATAFKWSMGHTLCASGVLDAVLTTYALETKCVPGIANFQQIAPTCEGLSVSCEHREITSNSYAMMINRGFASMNVCLVIKACE, translated from the coding sequence ATGAGTCAGGCGAATAGAGTATTTATTACGGGTCGCAGTGCTCTAACTGCCTCTGGTGCAACTGCTGATGAAACTTGGAATGCGATCATTTCAGGCCAGTGTGGAATAGCTGAAATTCAGTTTTGGGAATTATCTCAATGGTCGCATCGATTGGGGGGGGAGATAAAGGATTTTCAACCATCCAAGATGCTTCCTGATAGAAAATTAATAAAAGTTATTTCCCGTCAGGATATAATGGGAATCAATGCGGCAGTGCAAGCTGTTGAGCATAGTAAAATGATTGCTTACAGAGATAGCTTGGCAGATGTTGACTCATTTAATGAACAAACCGCTATTTATGTTGGTTCTCCAGGGAATAAATATTTTCAACAATATGACTTTATACCTTTGTTGGCTAAAACCCATGGAGATATGCGTAGCTTCGCAAATCAGTTGTTTGATGAAGTGCATCCTATGTGGTTATTGAGGATTTTACCTAATAATGTGCTTGCCTATACAGGTATTACCTATGGCTTTAAAGGTCCAAATCACAATGTAACAAATCATGCTGTAGGTGGTACACAAGCCATTTTAGAAGCGTATCATGCCATACGTAGCGGGCAGGCAGAGCGCGCGGTTGTGGTTGCCTATGATATAGGCACAGAACCTCAGGGCTTATTTTATTATGAAAAATTGGGCGTGGTGAGTAATCGTCATTTAAAACCTTTTGATAAAGAGCATGACGGTACCATTCTTGCTGAAGGTGCAGCTGCCCTTGTATTGGAAAGTGAAGCCAGTGTGAAGTCCAGAGCTGCGACTTGTTATGGAGAGATAGTTGGTGGTTTATCCGCTACTGAAGCAACAGGATTATTTTCTATTGAAGCAGATGGGAAACATTTGGCTTCATTGATGGGGAAGACATTAAGCGCATCAGGAATAAACTATGGGGAAATAGGGTTAATAGTAACCCATGGAAATGGAAATAGTAAATCAGATGACAGTGAAGCGCAGGCCATCACTTCAGTATTCAAAGAAGAAGTTCCTGCGACTGCTTTTAAATGGTCCATGGGGCATACTTTATGTGCCTCTGGAGTATTGGATGCGGTATTAACTACATATGCCCTTGAAACCAAATGTGTGCCAGGGATCGCTAATTTTCAACAAATTGCCCCGACGTGTGAAGGTTTATCGGTAAGTTGTGAGCATAGAGAGATAACATCTAATTCCTATGCCATGATGATCAACCGAGGATTTGCCAGTATGAATGTATGTTTGGTGATCAAAGCTTGTGAATAA
- a CDS encoding beta-ketoacyl-[acyl-carrier-protein] synthase family protein: protein MKRRVAITGLGVVSPLGNDVSTTWKNLIAGYSGIDSIKQFDASAFPTTIAAEVKNFSPDTSISGKHTRFIMSFTHFALEAARQAFEDASIFPTKQTSDRWGIVTGSGMMTAEFEYLMRFQQTCAAGGEIEWGKLQSNSRDFYNLIDFGKTTSNSGLSLLIQQYGITGYASSVHTACASGGQALGLAMQVIRRGEADFMLAGGFDSMINPLGLSSFCLLGALSTYNETPQTASRPFDATRNGFVLGEGAAFLILEEWNKAKTRGAKIYAELAGEGNSLSSYRITDSHPNGDGAIQAINRALEDAGVQPRDVDYINAHGTSTKMNDLSETNAIKVVFGDRTANLPVSSTKSQTGHLIAAAGALEAVLSVKSIEQAQIPKTANLKTPDPECDLDYVVDGPREKSLGVVLSNSFGFGGSNSCLLFKHPEFEEAK from the coding sequence ATGAAACGACGAGTTGCTATTACAGGTCTAGGGGTTGTTTCGCCTCTAGGAAATGATGTATCCACCACCTGGAAGAATTTGATTGCCGGGTATTCTGGTATAGATAGTATCAAGCAGTTTGATGCCAGTGCTTTTCCTACTACTATCGCCGCTGAAGTAAAGAATTTTTCACCTGATACGTCTATTTCGGGAAAACATACTCGATTTATCATGTCTTTTACGCATTTTGCTTTGGAAGCCGCACGCCAGGCTTTTGAAGATGCTTCTATATTTCCTACCAAGCAGACATCGGATCGATGGGGAATAGTAACAGGCAGTGGAATGATGACGGCTGAGTTCGAGTATTTAATGCGGTTTCAACAAACTTGTGCTGCAGGCGGAGAAATAGAGTGGGGAAAGCTGCAATCCAATAGCAGGGATTTTTATAATTTGATTGATTTTGGTAAAACCACTTCAAACTCTGGTCTTTCCTTATTAATACAACAATATGGGATTACTGGTTATGCCTCTTCTGTCCATACAGCCTGTGCTTCAGGAGGCCAAGCCTTGGGATTGGCGATGCAGGTGATTCGTCGAGGTGAGGCAGATTTTATGTTGGCAGGTGGATTTGATTCCATGATTAATCCTTTGGGTTTATCCAGCTTTTGTCTTTTGGGTGCTTTATCAACTTATAATGAGACTCCGCAAACAGCAAGTCGCCCCTTTGATGCGACACGCAATGGTTTTGTCCTGGGGGAAGGGGCTGCCTTTTTGATCCTTGAAGAATGGAATAAAGCAAAAACACGTGGGGCAAAAATCTATGCTGAACTGGCAGGAGAGGGAAATTCTTTGAGCTCCTACCGAATAACTGATTCACATCCCAATGGTGATGGTGCTATTCAAGCGATTAACCGTGCGTTGGAGGATGCGGGAGTTCAACCACGAGATGTAGATTATATTAATGCGCATGGCACATCAACTAAAATGAATGATTTAAGTGAAACGAATGCAATCAAAGTTGTTTTTGGGGACAGAACCGCCAATTTACCTGTTAGCTCTACCAAGAGTCAAACAGGACATTTAATCGCAGCAGCTGGCGCACTCGAGGCAGTGTTGTCAGTTAAATCCATAGAACAGGCGCAAATCCCTAAAACAGCGAATTTAAAAACGCCTGATCCGGAATGTGATTTGGATTATGTTGTTGATGGCCCACGTGAAAAATCTTTAGGGGTAGTCCTATCTAATTCATTTGGTTTTGGAGGTTCTAATAGCTGCTTATTATTTAAGCATCCAGAGTTCGAGGAGGCAAAATAA
- a CDS encoding hydroxymyristoyl-ACP dehydratase codes for MRFLFVDRIVQLSPGEWIKGIKHVTRDDAYLTTDDQGRFCFMPSLIGETLGQLAAWNVMQHNHFTSRPVAGVVSSARLYRPAYVGETILLESNIDALDEKAVQYHSIAKIGNDIIFSIDGALGPMLPMTEFISTEVIRQQFAEIYRPGDWSSVIALSSPVLKEENYSDCGIINSSMQFDRILASEPGISLLAEKKITRSASYFPDHFPNKPVLPMTVLLECKLNLAKEFITRSRYDRAYRICELRKIKMNEFVHPGDVVVCHVKVKQQTDDELILSYRCEVDGKRVCVVDIVLIPKGK; via the coding sequence ATGAGGTTCTTATTTGTTGATCGCATTGTACAATTATCCCCAGGAGAGTGGATTAAAGGGATAAAGCATGTCACAAGAGATGATGCTTATTTAACCACAGACGATCAAGGAAGGTTTTGTTTTATGCCTTCTTTGATTGGAGAAACATTGGGGCAATTAGCAGCATGGAATGTGATGCAGCATAATCATTTTACTTCAAGGCCAGTCGCTGGCGTAGTGTCAAGTGCTCGATTGTATAGACCTGCTTACGTCGGTGAAACGATATTGCTTGAATCAAATATTGATGCACTGGATGAAAAAGCAGTTCAATATCATAGCATTGCTAAAATAGGGAATGACATTATTTTTTCTATAGATGGAGCGTTAGGTCCCATGCTGCCTATGACTGAATTTATTAGTACAGAGGTCATTAGACAGCAATTTGCAGAGATATACCGACCAGGTGATTGGTCTTCCGTTATAGCCCTGAGTTCGCCTGTTTTAAAAGAGGAAAATTACTCTGATTGTGGAATTATTAATTCTTCCATGCAATTTGACAGAATCCTTGCCAGTGAACCGGGCATAAGCTTGCTTGCTGAAAAAAAGATAACTCGTTCAGCATCTTATTTCCCAGATCATTTTCCTAACAAGCCTGTACTACCGATGACAGTACTTCTCGAATGTAAATTGAATCTGGCAAAAGAGTTTATAACTAGATCAAGGTATGATAGAGCTTATCGAATTTGCGAATTACGCAAAATTAAAATGAATGAATTTGTTCATCCCGGGGATGTCGTAGTTTGCCATGTTAAAGTTAAACAACAAACGGATGATGAATTAATATTGTCTTATAGGTGTGAGGTTGATGGCAAGCGGGTATGTGTTGTCGACATAGTGCTTATTCCCAAAGGTAAATGA
- a CDS encoding lysophospholipid acyltransferase family protein, translating to MNNLAQQIEALSITLAGRFIYRFLPYRRRLIFSNISQVYNDQLNESQKKRLAKAYYSHLAKSLKEALQLRFMSEKKLRAQVEVIGHEKMLAVVAQKKGVLVVTGHFGNWEFAPLGGVLNFKEFKGQFHFIRRTLRFKFIERIMFKNYYQAGLNVIPKKNSLEQVCVALEQNHAVIFVLDQHASLVNRDGIAVEFFGKKAGTYRSLATISRHTGIPVIPAASYRLPNGKHVLEFHDPIPWKDYETTQESLYRNTLAYNQALEKIILAHPEQWNWMHKRWKLS from the coding sequence GTGAATAATTTAGCTCAACAGATAGAAGCATTATCCATTACGCTGGCGGGGCGTTTTATTTATCGGTTTTTACCATACAGGCGGCGATTGATTTTTTCCAATATTAGTCAAGTTTATAATGATCAACTGAATGAATCTCAAAAAAAACGCTTGGCAAAAGCTTATTACTCACACCTTGCAAAATCTTTAAAAGAAGCCCTGCAACTAAGATTCATGAGTGAAAAAAAATTACGGGCTCAGGTTGAAGTGATCGGCCATGAAAAAATGCTGGCTGTTGTGGCACAGAAGAAAGGAGTGTTAGTCGTTACCGGTCACTTTGGAAATTGGGAATTTGCGCCGTTGGGAGGGGTACTAAACTTCAAGGAATTCAAAGGCCAATTTCATTTTATCAGGCGTACCTTGCGATTTAAGTTCATAGAACGCATTATGTTCAAAAACTATTATCAAGCTGGCCTAAATGTTATTCCTAAAAAAAACTCTCTGGAGCAGGTTTGTGTTGCGTTGGAACAAAATCATGCCGTAATCTTCGTATTGGATCAGCATGCATCTCTGGTGAACAGAGATGGGATAGCGGTAGAGTTTTTTGGCAAAAAAGCGGGTACCTACAGAAGTTTGGCGACGATATCTCGTCATACAGGAATTCCAGTTATACCTGCAGCCAGCTACAGATTACCCAACGGGAAGCATGTTTTGGAGTTTCATGATCCCATTCCCTGGAAAGATTATGAAACTACGCAAGAATCTTTATACCGAAATACCTTGGCGTATAATCAGGCTTTAGAAAAGATTATTCTGGCACATCCGGAGCAGTGGAACTGGATGCACAAGCGCTGGAAACTTTCTTAA
- a CDS encoding PilZ domain-containing protein has translation MDERRKYFRLKNHGEMNASLDSNPIEIIEISSNGALVLKQKTNIPKEGVVKLQIHNFIIELCYELIRAEDNNIVLHFTKEDETNKLFLVLKRLRDERKNKT, from the coding sequence ATGGACGAAAGACGGAAATATTTTCGGCTAAAAAATCATGGTGAAATGAATGCCAGCTTAGACAGTAATCCAATTGAGATTATTGAAATTTCTTCCAATGGTGCTTTAGTACTTAAGCAGAAAACTAATATTCCTAAAGAGGGAGTGGTTAAATTACAAATTCATAACTTCATTATAGAACTTTGCTATGAATTGATTCGTGCTGAAGACAACAACATAGTCCTCCATTTCACAAAGGAAGACGAAACGAATAAATTATTTTTGGTGCTCAAACGATTAAGAGATGAACGAAAAAATAAAACATAA